The Desulfurella sp. genome has a window encoding:
- a CDS encoding isochorismatase family protein: MSFLSKENCILCVIDMQDKLAKVMKNLDATTKNISLLIKAAKELDVPIFYTEQYPKGLGETIEPLKSLLSDVQRFDKMSFSALEIPEIKTFIVDSSKTTVVLCGIESHICVMSTTIDLIEKGYNVVIAKDAVTSREEEFYNTAIAFYNSIGAKVIPSESIVFYWLKFAGTESFKKLQKVILGKE, translated from the coding sequence ATGAGCTTTTTAAGCAAGGAAAATTGCATTTTATGCGTAATTGACATGCAGGACAAACTTGCCAAAGTTATGAAGAATCTTGATGCTACAACTAAAAATATCTCGCTTTTGATAAAAGCTGCAAAAGAACTTGATGTGCCAATTTTTTACACAGAACAGTATCCAAAAGGATTAGGCGAAACGATAGAACCACTAAAAAGCTTGCTTTCTGATGTACAGCGTTTTGACAAGATGAGTTTTTCTGCTTTGGAAATTCCTGAAATTAAGACTTTCATTGTTGATTCTAGTAAAACAACAGTTGTATTGTGCGGTATTGAATCTCATATATGCGTAATGTCAACAACCATAGATTTAATAGAAAAAGGCTATAATGTAGTAATTGCAAAAGATGCAGTAACTTCAAGAGAAGAAGAATTTTATAATACTGCTATTGCGTTTTATAACTCAATTGGTGCAAAAGTGATACCATCTGAATCTATTGTATTTTACTGGTTAAAATTTGCTGGCACTGAAAGTTTTAAAAAACTTCAAAAAGTAATTTTGGGTAAAGAATAA